The genomic DNA ataaaactttaattaaaattaagaagaaaaatacaataacatatctaaataaaaactatattatttaaaataatttagatttgaaaaaaaaataaattaattgtaaaGACAGTTTTTCAATAGACAATATCCAACATGAAATTTGTTTACAGTctcttcaaaacaaaataatttttaaattatcaaagttGAGGTAGAGCAAATAAAACAAACCATTAAAACAGTATTGGAAGAATTTCTACCAATCTTTATCTTAAGTCGATGATTGATAAATAACTCCGAAAATTTTATTTGCCAAATAATAGTTGATCATTTACgtatatgattaaaataatagtaaattcgtaaaaaagaaatgagaatATTTGTAAACGAAccttaatatgaaaaaaaaattaaataattcattattgaaaatatgaaaaataactCGAGATTCGATAATTTCGTCTCATTTACTACTAAAAAGAGAACAGACATCAGCTCAAAAAGTATCAACAACACAATTGGAGGATATAAGTATGGATGACAATGGGAAGGTTCGGTGCGAGGAATGCATTTATCATCCCCAACCcgtttatattttgaattttattttaatatcattccAGTCCCAAATCCCGTTTGGTTTTGGGAAATCCACGCAGGACATagttcataaaatatttaaaatatatatatacaataaaattatataaacgattttttttaatataatatatattctaatatattaaaattttatattattataaataaataaattaaagtcctataaaatataatgaataaataaatatattagtgaatttatatatttaattgtgtttatagtatTTGGGCAGAATCGGGGTGAGATCGGGACGGGCGGGGACATAAATATCATTACTATCGGGTCATCcgcgttcggtttcggggaataaCTGCCTCAAATTGGGCAATTCGATTCGGTTATCGCATGGCATGGCGATTTCAAATTGTCATTATTATGTATAAGCAACGATTAAATTGTCATCATTATGTATAAGCAACAATTTACTCAAAAATAGTATTATTTGTATCACAAAAGTTCGATATAAAAAATTCTATttgactaaataaaatattgtatcgagaaaaaaaaacattaccaGCACCAATttgaatattgaaaaaaaatgagaaactaATAAAGAATGTCTTTTCAACTTCtactaaacaatttttttaaatagacccaaaataaaaagtaacataattaatttggtGTAAGGCTATAAGATTGAcaaatgagtttttttatatatgaaaattttataaagtagtaatatataatgataaaatttaatttaatgattttattaataatttgaatatataattaatttaaggggTGAAATGATGTTAggtgatgtttaattttttaaataatcaaaatccaGCTAAACCTAAGAAAATGTCTCTTACAATACCTTTGgctagatatttttttataaaaaagtataGTCAACAAAAAAGAGTTTGTTTGAACTTGAACCTGTTGGGTTTTTAAGATTTtgatcaaaaaaaaaaaagtaacctATTTGggtttaaagtaaaatatatttttatatttaaaattaattaaacatattttagtggatgaaatatattatttaatgttaaaactaataataatgtgatagattgaaaatttatataaaaaaaaatccaagaaTATTCCGCACGAGCTCTTAGTGGTAAGAAAAAGTCTTTTGCAATAGAGTTGGGATAAGATTTCTTCTAAAAAGaacaattattttctttcttttaaggACTTAGTCTTATTAATGACTTCATTAGGTTCAACTTGGTTATTGTCAAAGTGAATTTAGAATATGAACAGAGGTTGATTAAAAAAAGACTCCACAAATCTAATTATCCAAGTAATgaaaaactattaatatttaaagtctTAAATTGATGGAAGTCTTTGAAAATTTCAATCCAAACTTTAATGAGATGTGTTAGTGGAAGACCCACCAAAGGGCCTAACATCCAAAGAAAGACTTCCAATGAAGAGAAATTAAGTTATAATCAaagaaaaacttaaatttaaatttttatttgttttagattttattttaatattacacaattcattatgaattttaaaaatttaattaaggataattgaatttaataacttttcatttggataaaaaaacaaataagtcATTTTAATGCTAATTACAtttcttatcattttattttaaaaccaaaaaatatatatatatatttcctctAAAGTATATAaggtatttaaattaatctaatttataaagaaGTCTCCTAGAAAGTAACTATCCTACGTTTTGTCCTTTTTCATTCATTGCCCATCAACAAAGCAAATACTATTTCTTCAAACTGATTTCTTTATtgagtaaaatatattataattaaataaataaataaagtaaacgATAAGAGTTGTTGACTGAGTAGACTTAACatatgataaaaacaaaatcataaaatagACCACATGTGACCAATTAATTCATGGGTCTTGTTTGATTGTgggatttgaataaattttaggTTAATTGTATTTcatgtaaatataattatttggataaatgattaaaatattttaaaataatttttttttattagtttaaatgatatgattaaagaatgaatgtttaattgaataatgaattattaaaaattcccTGGTTGATTATATGGAATCTTGACCTGCCTTTGATAGTACTGCTAGTCGTGTTAATACTTAAATAGGaagtgatttaaataatattcatacACCATTATTAATTATCTcctaaactattttaaaattttaataataaacaaacttCTTATATTATAAACTTCCATAATTGCCATAATGCTAAGATATTGCAACAAGCTACTGGCTAACCCCACACACATGGGAAggttgaatttttataatattcattcCAAATATGACAAATACTTTCCGCTAAGTAACACTTAAGTTTACGataaatcattttcaaaaaaacaaatgacAGTGGCGGAACCAAACTGGTTAACTCCTATATTAGAAAATACAATTAATATGATAAGTTCAGGTAacataaatagttatattataGTAGTAATAATTTATGTATGTCATCGAGTAACCGGGATTGCGTTTCGCGAtttctggacttttcacatgACATCCGGTTGCGTTTCGCGACAGGGacaattttgttaaaaaaatatgaagtggtCACTaacgtatttaaaattatgcgctGATCACCCGTTCATCTACctcattataaataataactttataataaaataataacttgttaattttagcaaaaataaatgtataaatttcattaaaaaaaatatcttttaataaaTGATAGTCATGGATGTTATTTATGACTAATATTATTGTAACAGAAATAGACCACGACTATAGAGTACTTCCGTGGTCCGTCCCTTATTATATTGCtgtttcattattatttatttgctAAAAAGCTGTCTCTTTATtgactattaatattttatcaccATCACCccttcaattatttaattattcaattattgaCTTAAGCTCCTTAGGATCTGGTTGATATggattttttaaagatttatttaaaaattatccagtttttttttttttatataaaaatgaacaaatttaacaaataaaaaaaaggagaaaacctACTAAAACACAAAGATAAGATATATACTAactttgtatattaaaaaaaaaaatcttataatagAAATATCGaaataaagtcaaaatttaAGGCACAACCCAGTCATATAAAACATTACTTATATTAAatcttcttaaaaaaatgtattaggAAGCAACCTTCATTTGACATGGTTAATAGAATACTCAATATCCTTGCATAAGCCTTCTTTAaacaacaaacaaataaaacttGTTTTTTCATGTTAAACTAATGggtattgaatatttattcatGTTACAATTTCCAAGTCAATTATAGGTTTTGTTTGAatcaaaattattgttataatatgatttatttaaattaattattggtgataatttggaaaaatataaaatatttttgataaaatatttaaaatgtattaatatataataataaagttaaaaatataatttaaaataaaaaatattttaatatttgtaattaatgaattaaataatattataaataaaataaaaaaaagtaaaagtttttttaaaattttaaaataatgtatctattctaaaatatttatttaagtctacttttttatatatatatatatatatatatatatatatatatatatttatattagaaacATCACATCACAGATTCTAAAAGTTACTTGTTCATTAATTTTACGAAATCTCTTTAGATTTAGATTGCatgattttacttttattttattttgatcaaaatgccttggcttaaaaaaataaaatattaaatagtgatgttagagtttgtttgataatttactatggaattaatgtttttttaagtatatcaacaacaatattaaatatcttatattattaaatatctcaattgaatttgaattggacaaataaataattaagtataattgatcattttaatatcaaaatattgagCACTACACAATTTTGTGgacaaagaaattgaaaatgaaGTGAGTTTTGTATATATTGACTTTAAATGACAatagcttgtttgatttattttagattctaaagatatttttaaaaaaaattgttaaagaaaaaagaatcatttaatatttgttcataataaattactaaaatataattttttatttaaaaaaattgttaaagaaaaaagaatcatttaatatttaataattttttaataaaagtaagatTATTGGAGttttaggaaaaaaaatcatatttcattacattttctaataaaatagtTCTTATTACCGTtaaaaagtcaaaaatataatttatattttaaaaataaattatttttttaatataattaaataaaatgtaatattaatatttaaatatataaatgagatgatGGTTAGATTTTGGAATAAAATCCGGAATAAACcttaaaaatatcatatcaaACGAGACCTGGGTGTGATTATCGGTGAAATTTTGAACGTATACGCGATTGCGCCTTCTTCCTGTTAAATTTGCATATAATTTATCTAATCCCATATCTTCTCTCTCCTCCTTATGCAAAGAAGGGTCaactttcttccttttccatttatacattatatatcatCTATTCTATGGAGGAAGAGATTATTGAAGAACAAcgacaagaagaagaagaagatttgaGAGAAGATATTTATAACATTCAAGGTTGGAGAGAAGATCAAAATCCTTCAATTTCGTTTTTCTTCTCTCAATATAGAAGaagatatataatagatatatagatagatagtgTAATCCTGATGCTACTACAACTTCATTTGTGTTGAAATCTGCGTTGGATTTCCACGATTTCATTTCATCCTTAtctattgatgatgatgatgatgatgatatgaaTCGCATTTGATTTCACAATTGAGATTTTGATCAGATGACGACGACGACGAAGACGACGGACTCTTATTCAAATTCGAAGAAGAGAGACGACATTTGCGACGATGTTTGCGGCAAGGTATTATTTATCTTCTACATCCTCTCGGTTTGACCTAATTTCAACGCTGTTTCTTCTCCGTTATTCTAGATTGATTGCTGatctaataataatagattTCAATTCTGTAGGCACGAGCTCTGTCACTATCAAGACTCATTCGATTTCTAAGAACTGTGGATCTGAAAACCTATCTCTTCATACTCGTCATTCTGCCTACGGTAATAGCTGCTATTTACTTCCATGTCCAGAAAGTAACACAATTCCTCCGTCCATTGTGGCAAAAACCTCCCAAGCCATTCAATGAAATACCTCATTATTATCATCCAAACGTATCCATCAACACTCTCTGCAAACTTCACGGCTGGACCGCTCGTGAATTTCCTCGTCACGTTTACGACGTCGTCCTCTTCAACAACGAGCTGGATATCCTCGAGATACGATGGAAGGAGCTTTATCCTTACGTAACGCGATTCGTACTTCTCGAATCGAACTCAACTTTCACAGGCTTACCTAAGGATTTCAATTTCGGGATGAATCGAGATAGGTTTGCCTTCGTGGAACCTCGACTCACTTACGCTACAATCGGAGGGAGATTCAAGAAAGGAGAGAATCCATTCGTGGAAGAATCTTATCAAAGACTAGCATTAGAACAGCTGCTGAAGATTGCTGGAATAGAGGATGATGATTTGTTGATTATGTCTGATGTAGACGAGATTCCGAGCGGGCATACGGTGGATCTGTTGAGATGGTGCGATGAGATACCTCAGATTGTTCATCTTCATTTAAGGAACCATCTTTATTCATTCGAGTTTCCATGGTATCACAGGAGTTGGAGAGCATCTGCACATCGATACCAGAAAGGAAGAACTCGATATGCTCATTTTCGGCAATCGGATTATCTGTTAGCAGATTCGGGTTGGCATTGTAGCTTCTGCTTTCCTAAAATAAGTGATTTCATCTTCAAGATGAAAGCTTACAGTCATAATGATCGAGTTAAGGCACCTTATTTTCTTGATCCAGAAAGAATTCAAAACATAATCTGCAAAGGGGGTGATCTTTATGATATGCTACCTGAAGAGTACACATTCAAGGAGATCATAGGAAATCTGGGATCGATTCGTCGTTCTTATTCGGCGATTCATCTTCCTGCTTATTTGTTGAACAATGCTGAGAGATTTAAATATCTTCTTCCTGGAGGATGTAAAAGAGAGAGTGATTGATTGATAGTTTGCAAATCTTTCTCTGTTATTATGAACAAGAACAAATATACTTTTCTCTTTAATCCTTGATTTGGAAATGACCTAATTAAGAAAGAAACATTGTTTCAAACATATATAGACCCCACTTTCATTCATTAAGAGAAACCAAACAATAATGTTTACAACACCAAAAGAAtaacaacattaataataatcaaatggAATGCAATGCAGCTGTTCTTTTGTACACTTAGCAAGCAGCTGGACGACTTCTAAGAACAACGGAAGATAGACTCGACTTGACGAAGAAGATGCACAATCAAATGGGGAATTTCATTATTACTTGGCGGTTGATGATGATGACTTGAAAAGTTGACTTCCGAGAGTAACAACAGGAGTAGAACCTTCACCGCCTCCTCCTCCCATTAGAGTAGTGAAGCTCATTTCTTTCTCGTGTATACGTTCCAGTTCTGTAACCACTCGGCCCATGCTAGGCCGCCTATCGCTTGTTATCTCAACACAACGAACCATCACTTCAAACAGCTCCTCCATTCCCTCTGCTGGACCACCACCACCAATCTTACCCGAAACTTCAAGATTTTCCACCTTCAAACAcaagttttttttgaaaatgtaagACAACCCTTTTCGAAAGATTTGTTGTAGTACTACTTACCAGGTTGTGGCTGATGAAATCTGACGATAACAATCCCGATGCTTCACGACCGCTCACTAACTCGAGCAAGAATATCCCAAAACTATATACATCGCTCTTCTCAGTAAACAGCCCAAACTCTCTCACCCTTGCCAAATTACAAAACAACAAACTTTAGACCTCGACCTCTTAAGAATTTATAAGAGAATTAGTAGAGTAAGTACTCTGGAGCAAGAAATATCTGCTGTGCCGCCACTACTTCAGTTGACGGACCAGCAACATCAACAACTCTTCCTAAAAAGTTGCGAATTCCAAAATCAGCAACTTTGGCAACAAAATTCTCATCCACAAGCACATTGGCTGTCTTGAAATCCTTATGTAACAAACGAGGACTCAACGAGTGAAGATGAGCCAAACCTGTACAAATTTTACAATAATGAAATGGGTCAAGTCTGATTTTCAAAACAGTTGATCCCTCCCCTATTACAGAATGCAAAATCGAACTTTATTTATAACTTGAACTTGAAAGGAAGACTAATAAAAAGAGGTCATCACCTAAACActtaaagaagagaaaaaaaaaaactagtacCAACCAGGAGAGCCACTAATGCTCACTTATCTCGCAGAGGATGATGATCACCTTTAGCAGCACCAAGAGCTATTGAAAGCCTCTTCTTAAACTCTATTCTCTCCTGTGTAATCTCTTCATTCAAACCTGAAACCAAAATCAACTTAACATTCGGAAAAAACAGAAAAGGTTGATAACACGGTTTAGAATAACATATCATTATTACCATACAAGTGTACAGATACACTTCCATTAGGAATATACTCATAAACAAGAATTTGTTCATCATTCTCCTGACAGTAACCTATAAGTGTCACCAGATTCCTATGACGAATAGACGATAGATATTGTACCTGTTACCAAATTATAAAACAACAGATTACATATATACAGATAgatataacaataataatctttaatcaataataatctGTCACACCTCTTGGATGAATTCTTGACTAGGAGCACCTGCGCGCTTCTTAATCGCGACGAGCATCCCATCATTTAACAAACCTTTATATACAGCTCCGAATTTCCCTTCCCCAATCAAACTTCGATCGCTAAAATTCTTGGTAGCTGACAACAACTCTTGCAACTCAAAATTTCTAGCTTCTCTCAATGTCGACGACGACAACTCCACTCCAACATTTCGTCCTGCTGCAAATTCGTCACCCCCCTCCAATTAATTAACCACGGTTGATTTCATCTTTGTTAAACTCTTAAGAGAGGCATATACAGCAATTACCTTGAATTGATGGATCAGAAGACCCTGTCTCTgaagtttttgtttgtttacgGCAAAAGAAAAACCATATAAGAAAGGCAACAAATCCCGCAAATGCCAACCCTCCTGCAGCACCTCCGAGCGCTGATGGAAGAGTTATCGACATTGGTGTTGGTTTTGACAGCCACCTTTGCCAGTTCAAAACAGTTACAGCTGATGAAACATGGATACAATAAGCTTAAAAAACTTCATTCAATTAGCCTATTCTAAAACAGTTATTGACATTATATTACAGTAGAAAAATAAAAGGCCACATGTCAGTCAAGATGTTAAGAGGGGTTCCAACTTCCAAATTCTATTCCAACACAAATGGCATTCAATTCAATATATGATTTCCACAGAAACGACATCTGGGTTTAAATCAAGTAGACCTTACAAGTTCATGAGCAGAAATAAGAACAGAAAGAGTAAGACAATAAGAAGAAAGGCAAAGGGTTGGAGAAAATAGTGAACCTGGTGAGATCAGATCGAAAATAGTGCACTTGAATTAAGATATTGAAACCCAAATAGCGGAAGATGTAGACAAATGCCGACAGAAGAGAGTGACCCTGCGCCGACACAGAACGGTGTTGTTGAAGGGACACTCTCTATGACTTGTTGTTTATCTTCTTACCAAAGCAGCAAATTGGGTTTCAAGAATCAAAGATAGCAAATTTCTAAAACCCTGAAGAGAAAAAACCCCCAAAAAAATCATAGAGAAACAATTatagagtttgagaatgagaacaAAGGTCGTAAACCCAAGAAGTAGAAAGTTCCCATCTGAAGATAGCTGGAAAGCTTTACCCCCTTTACTTTACAATCGattatttttctgttttttctttaatatatttttatattacgCCGTCTGTTTTCGGGCCCGGAGCAAATGAAGAAATGGTGTGAACAGTCGAAAGCCTTACGGAAGAGCTTGACGGCACACAtgcatatgcatatatatatatatatctgtatttattttttatatttttttctttatatatttatatgggTTCCCCACCTGCTCTGTCCAGTCCCCATTAGCATCTTTTTATTTCTGTACTGTGATCTGTTAAACAGTACATACAGCACATTGGTTAAGAACGGGAGAGAATGACCCGGTCCCACTTCCGGGttagttttcaaaaaaccctttTCTTTACTTACTAATTTACACAGTCATGTTATTGAATGAgaatttgtaaatttattttcaaaatgaaattgaaattaggaCTATCCAAGACTGAAAAGGGTTATGTTCTTATGTATTTTGACTGATAATTCAATTGAGATCAAGAAGGGTGAGTAAATTAAGAGACAGAAAGAATTGAGGAGATTTTTTTACTGATGCAAAATATGAGATATTGATGATTGTGGTCCAGGCAGCCTATAGCCTAAATGTCATTGATGATGCCCATCCCTTACATAATAAGACGGGCAATATGGTTTTATGCCCCCTAAGAGAGGACAAATAAGACAGACATTGCTTTGCTGACTGGATTGATGGAGGGATGGATTGATACAAACAAAGTGaccaaaaaaaactcaaaaggaAAATTCAACTGTTTTTTTGCCATACAACATATATCCATCCATCCATCTTTATGCACCTGCAGACAGAGGAGTTGTTCTTGGGGAGCATTCGCTGTATTCAACTATAGCCGAAGGAGGAAGACGCCCAATGCAGATTTCATGAACCGTTGCAAACAGTGGGAAGAGTTCCACCCATCCTCTATGTGTTAGCACCTCGTAAACTTCTTTTGCAGTCGATACACCCTACAAAGTAACAATTTAAAACATTGGTTATGTATTGTATTGGTTTGCTGCTATAAATTGAACTTACTATAAGGTTTGTACCTGTAGTTTTTGGCCTTGTAGCATCTCTGCTTCAAGTTCATCAAAGGACCTATAAAATTCAGTATAATATATAAGtgagtttcttcttctatcATTATCATGCATTGTGGCTAGAACTATAAGAATCATCTTGTTACCTTTTGCCACCATTTCTGGCAAAAGCTTCAGCACATTTCCTGTTCCTTCCTCCTACTGCCACAATTTGAAGTGTTACAACAACAAACATATTATACACACAAATATTGGAAATCCTTACAGCAAGTTGTGATTAGGTCGGCGACACCACAGCTCTCGAAGAAGGTGCTATCCTTAACAGATGAAAATAACAGCTTGGATAATGCCCTCATCTCTCTCAGACCAATTCTCATTATTGCAGCCTAGCAGTAATAATTAAAGCATCCAAATGTCAGTAAATGAAAGTTGATGACATAAAAGAGGAGATTGTATTTATAATTCCTATGGAATGGAAATTTTAAGTTTCAATTCCTCCTGTCACTTAGAAATTGCAATTATATGATTTCtcttcaaaaacaaattcaattcttatccaaacatAGCCTAAAAGATGATTATCCGTTCAAGAAGTAACCAAACCACtaaataaacaatattcatCAAGAACACAATCTATTCAATTACTGTTATTATTAGTAGTAGTAGTATTACCTTTGTGTTATTTCCCATGTCCAACCCATCGACAAAACCTGTTCATTGAGGATTAGATATAAGGAAAGGAGGAAACGTTTCATATTCTAAAGAAGCAAAACGATCAATAAACAAACACCTGCTGCCAGGGCCACAACATTCTTCAAAGTTCCACACATTTCAACGCCCTCAACATCTTGAAcctattatttattcattttatacaAATCAGTCCAAGTATTCGTTTTCTTATATAGCCTTTTGAATTGGTTTCTGAACCTTGAATGTCAAAAAAGATGGCCTTCGATTGATTCATCACTAATGCCATGTAAGAAGAATATCCTACGAATAAAAGACGTGCATCTGCACACTTACAGCTGACACGACGAAGTAAGGAGTGTTAAACAGGTGAACCCATTTCTCTGCTACTTCTCTATTCTCCTTATATCCCACGGTTGCCTCACTAAACTTCCCCTCTGCTATCTGCAATGTCAATCAAGGTACTTTCAGTTAGA from Impatiens glandulifera chromosome 9, dImpGla2.1, whole genome shotgun sequence includes the following:
- the LOC124914313 gene encoding proline-rich receptor-like protein kinase PERK3 isoform X2, which encodes MSITLPSALGGAAGGLAFAGFVAFLIWFFFCRKQTKTSETGSSDPSIQGRNVGVELSSSTLREARNFELQELLSATKNFSDRSLIGEGKFGAVYKGLLNDGMLVAIKKRAGAPSQEFIQEVQYLSSIRHRNLVTLIGYCQENDEQILVYEYIPNGSVSVHLYGLNEEITQERIEFKKRLSIALGAAKGLAHLHSLSPRLLHKDFKTANVLVDENFVAKVADFGIRNFLGRVVDVAGPSTEVVAAQQIFLAPEVREFGLFTEKSDVYSFGIFLLELVSGREASGLLSSDFISHNLVENLEVSGKIGGGGPAEGMEELFEVMVRCVEITSDRRPSMGRVVTELERIHEKEMSFTTLMGGGGGEGSTPVVTLGSQLFKSSSSTAK
- the LOC124914312 gene encoding uncharacterized protein LOC124914312 translates to MTTTTKTTDSYSNSKKRDDICDDVCGKARALSLSRLIRFLRTVDLKTYLFILVILPTVIAAIYFHVQKVTQFLRPLWQKPPKPFNEIPHYYHPNVSINTLCKLHGWTAREFPRHVYDVVLFNNELDILEIRWKELYPYVTRFVLLESNSTFTGLPKDFNFGMNRDRFAFVEPRLTYATIGGRFKKGENPFVEESYQRLALEQLLKIAGIEDDDLLIMSDVDEIPSGHTVDLLRWCDEIPQIVHLHLRNHLYSFEFPWYHRSWRASAHRYQKGRTRYAHFRQSDYLLADSGWHCSFCFPKISDFIFKMKAYSHNDRVKAPYFLDPERIQNIICKGGDLYDMLPEEYTFKEIIGNLGSIRRSYSAIHLPAYLLNNAERFKYLLPGGCKRESD
- the LOC124914313 gene encoding proline-rich receptor-like protein kinase PERK3 isoform X1; protein product: MSITLPSALGGAAGGLAFAGFVAFLIWFFFCRKQTKTSETGSSDPSIQAGRNVGVELSSSTLREARNFELQELLSATKNFSDRSLIGEGKFGAVYKGLLNDGMLVAIKKRAGAPSQEFIQEVQYLSSIRHRNLVTLIGYCQENDEQILVYEYIPNGSVSVHLYGLNEEITQERIEFKKRLSIALGAAKGLAHLHSLSPRLLHKDFKTANVLVDENFVAKVADFGIRNFLGRVVDVAGPSTEVVAAQQIFLAPEVREFGLFTEKSDVYSFGIFLLELVSGREASGLLSSDFISHNLVENLEVSGKIGGGGPAEGMEELFEVMVRCVEITSDRRPSMGRVVTELERIHEKEMSFTTLMGGGGGEGSTPVVTLGSQLFKSSSSTAK